The DNA segment GCCTTATCCCACAACCATGGTTCTAGAACTACCTTAATCACAGGTGAAGGCTCACACCAGCTAATCCTTAATATATATTGGTGTTATGGTTAGATATGATGTAAACCCATATTATCATTACGTGTGAACAATGTGATAGCTTTACTGTTGAAAGATCTCTAGAATTAGATCCCAATCCAAGCTATGATTATATTACTCAACTTAATTATAGCAAATTACCAGAAGCATTTAGTTGTAAGAGCTGGTTAACAATCAAAGTTAAATCACAAACACAATTAGCTCAAGCTTTAGAATAAGCACCATAAACCCAAAGGGGTATAATATTGATGTTATTACTGATAAGTATGATTATGGACAAGCTTTTAACTTCTTTAATAGCCATCTTAAAGAAATGTATTGTGATACAAACTAAGCCTTTCTGATATATATTTTTTCAAGCACTTTTCTAAAAGAGATTCCTTGTATACAATATTGAAAGTAATACAGCTATAAATAAATTAACGAAAAATATGAAATATTCTACGCTCAAGAGGTATTTGATAAGTATAGTGCAATTGAGACTCCTCCTCTTAGCCCTGCCCAGGTTATAATCAAGTTATTCTCTAAAAAGATTTTCTTTATTGATATCTCAGTCAATAGCATTGAAATAGCCACGCCCAAATATCAAGCAAAAGGGATATTTAAAAATCTAGATTTTTTATCTCTAAATTAGATGGATTGCCACTACAAAAAGTAAATAACCAAATAATACCTTTAGTACTATAACATAGTCTTGAAATCAATACTATTTAACAAAATTATATGTCTGGTAAAGTAACTTAGGCTCTAACTCTATCAATACTACTAGCATAAATTATTAAAACACTAACCACCTTTAAATAGCTGCGATATCAAGCAAATAAAGAGTATACTGACCAAATTTCACTGTTAATATAATTTATTTTTAGAATCCATCTTGCTATACTAATAAAATAATCTTCAGGGCAGGGCGGAATTCCCTACCGGCGGTAACTGTTTTTAGCAGAAGCCCGCGAGCACTTTCTAATATGAAATAGAAAGGACAAGCAGATTTGGTGAAAATCCAAAGCCGACAGTTATAGTCTGGATGAAAGAAGATTGAGTAAAATTATAATCAAGATATTACTACTCTAACTGTAGAGATTGGTTTACTCTCAACCTGCCCTAACTGTAGAAAATTAAATGGGTAAATGAAAAATATCGATCAATATTATATGCAACAAGCACTCACTATAGCCAATAGAGGTAGACTCACAGTGTCACCTAATCCAATAGTTGGTTGCATAATAGTAAAAAATGGTGCTATAGTCTCAGAAGGCTGGCATGCTATGGCTGGTAAGGCTCATGCCGAAGTATATGCCATAGCCAAAGCTGGTACACAAGCTAGAAATTCTACTATGTATGTCACCCTTGAACCTTGTTGTCACCAAGGCAGAACAGGTCCTTGCACAGATACTATTATTAATGTTGGTATAAAAAAGGTAATTATTGCTACACTTGATCCAAACCCAAAAGTTGCTGGCAAAGGTGTCGACAAACTTAGAAATGCTGGCATAACAGTTGAAATCGGTTTGCTAGAGAAACAAGCACAAGAATTAAATAAAATATTTTTTCACTACCAAAAAACCAAAAAACCTTTTGTTTATGCAAAATGGGCAATGTCATTAGATGGTAAAATAGCTGTTAATGGTAATGATGAAAAAAAAATAAGTTCACACCAAGCATTTATATACACTCACCAGTTACGCAATATTTGTGATGCTATCTTAATTGGCAAGCAAACCTTAATTGATGATAATCCAACCCTTGATGTAAGAATAAATATTAACAAAATAAAGCATCCAACCAGGTTTATACTATCTAATCATCTCACAACTATAAATCATCATTGGCAAGTTTTAGATCAAAGTCATGCCAAGACGATTTTTGTTTGCTCAAAGATCTCTACGAAAGTAGTAACCAAGCTTAATCAGCTTGGTATTGAGTATTGGTTATTACCACAAAGTCAAAATCAGCTTTGTTTAGATAGTCTGCTTGAGAAGATGGGCAACATGGGTATAACTAGCCTACTTATTGAGGGAGGCAATAAAACCTTGCTTAATTTTACCAGCCAAAAGCTTGTTAATGAGTTTTATACATACTTAGCTCCGGTAATAATAGCTGATTACAACCCTAAACAACAGTTAAGCTTCAATCAAGTCTCTATGGGCGAGGACATAATAATAAACTCTTGTTTTAAGGAAAATGTTAATGTTTAATGGTATAGTTCAACAACTAGGAACAATTAAAAAAATAATAGCTAAAGATAGTCTAAAAACTTTTTGTATCGAATTTGAAAATAGTCTTAAATGCAACATTGGAGATAGTGTCGCAATTAATGGTACTTGTCTTACTGTTACAGCGCTTGATAAGCAAAATTTAACAGCAAATTTTAATGCCGTACTAGAGACACTTAAAAAAACTAACCTTGATAACCTAAAGGAGAAGCAACTAGTAAATACTGAACTTGCAATGCGCTATGGTGATTATGTTGGTGGACATATGGTACAAGGTCATGTTGATGAGCCAGGGCAAATCAAAAATATTAATAATGTTGGTGGCGCATGGTTAATCGAAATTTCTGCTTCTAAAGAATTTCTAAAATACCTAGTAAAAAAAGGTTTTGTAGCTATAGATGGCATGAGTATAACTGTAATAGATGTACTTAAAGATTCATTTACTGTGACTTTGATACCACACACTATTGAGGTCACTATAACAAAAAACTATACTAGTGGTTCTATAGTAAATCTTGAAGCTGATGCAACATGTAAATATATCTACAAATATATACAAGGATTTAAAGAAAATGTTTAAACAAATAAAAAGTAATATTGAAAATGCCATACAAACTCTTAAGCAAGGTAAACCTGTAGTTGTACTTGAT comes from the Francisella persica ATCC VR-331 genome and includes:
- the ribD gene encoding bifunctional diaminohydroxyphosphoribosylaminopyrimidine deaminase/5-amino-6-(5-phosphoribosylamino)uracil reductase RibD translates to MKNIDQYYMQQALTIANRGRLTVSPNPIVGCIIVKNGAIVSEGWHAMAGKAHAEVYAIAKAGTQARNSTMYVTLEPCCHQGRTGPCTDTIINVGIKKVIIATLDPNPKVAGKGVDKLRNAGITVEIGLLEKQAQELNKIFFHYQKTKKPFVYAKWAMSLDGKIAVNGNDEKKISSHQAFIYTHQLRNICDAILIGKQTLIDDNPTLDVRININKIKHPTRFILSNHLTTINHHWQVLDQSHAKTIFVCSKISTKVVTKLNQLGIEYWLLPQSQNQLCLDSLLEKMGNMGITSLLIEGGNKTLLNFTSQKLVNEFYTYLAPVIIADYNPKQQLSFNQVSMGEDIIINSCFKENVNV
- a CDS encoding riboflavin synthase, translating into MFNGIVQQLGTIKKIIAKDSLKTFCIEFENSLKCNIGDSVAINGTCLTVTALDKQNLTANFNAVLETLKKTNLDNLKEKQLVNTELAMRYGDYVGGHMVQGHVDEPGQIKNINNVGGAWLIEISASKEFLKYLVKKGFVAIDGMSITVIDVLKDSFTVTLIPHTIEVTITKNYTSGSIVNLEADATCKYIYKYIQGFKENV